From Piliocolobus tephrosceles isolate RC106 chromosome 16, ASM277652v3, whole genome shotgun sequence, the proteins below share one genomic window:
- the LOC111542455 gene encoding H/ACA ribonucleoprotein complex subunit 3, which yields MFLQYYLNEEGDRVYTLKKFDPMGQQTCSAHPARFSPDDKYSRHRITIKKRFKVLMTQQPRPVL from the coding sequence ATGTTTCTCCAGTATTACCTCAATGAGGAGGGAGATCGGGTCTATACGCTGAAGAAATTTGACCCGATGGGACAACAGACCTGCTCAGCCCATCCTGCTCGGTTCTCCCCAGATGACAAATACTCCCGACACCGAATCACCATCAAGAAACGCTTCAAGGTGCTCATGACCCAGCAACCGCGCCCTGTCCTCTGA